One Chroogloeocystis siderophila 5.2 s.c.1 DNA segment encodes these proteins:
- a CDS encoding maleate cis-trans isomerase family protein, which produces MAKRVLLGMLTPSSNTVLEPVTSAMVSSLSEVSAHFGRFRVTEISLQEQALQQFDTTPLVEAAQLLADAKVNAIAWNGTSAGWLGFEADVQLCQQITGVTGIPATTSVLALLEILRDRQITKFGLVTPYLTDVQERIIVNFAEAGFHCIAEQHLNLSVNFDFSEVTADKLTSMIRTVAAEQPQAILTFCTNLRAAPLVDALEKELGIPIYDTVAAAVWKSLCMTSVDSRRVEGWGSLFSHSVGK; this is translated from the coding sequence ATGGCTAAGCGAGTTCTTTTAGGAATGCTAACTCCTTCCTCAAATACCGTTCTCGAACCGGTAACGAGTGCGATGGTGAGTAGCTTGTCTGAAGTTTCGGCACATTTTGGGCGGTTTCGCGTGACAGAAATATCGTTGCAAGAGCAAGCATTACAGCAATTTGACACCACACCACTTGTTGAGGCTGCGCAACTTTTAGCCGATGCCAAAGTAAATGCGATCGCCTGGAATGGCACATCCGCAGGTTGGTTAGGATTTGAGGCTGATGTGCAACTCTGTCAGCAGATTACAGGGGTGACAGGAATTCCGGCAACAACTTCGGTGCTAGCACTATTAGAAATTTTGCGTGATCGCCAAATCACAAAGTTTGGACTTGTTACACCATACCTTACCGATGTTCAAGAACGCATTATCGTCAACTTCGCCGAAGCAGGCTTTCATTGTATTGCTGAGCAACACCTCAATTTATCAGTTAACTTTGATTTTTCGGAAGTTACCGCAGATAAATTAACGTCGATGATTCGTACTGTGGCGGCGGAACAACCACAAGCAATTTTGACTTTTTGTACTAATTTGCGGGCTGCACCACTAGTTGATGCATTAGAAAAAGAACTTGGTATCCCGATCTACGACACCGTTGCAGCCGCCGTATGGAAGTCACTTTGTATGACTAGTGTTGATTCTCGCCGCGTTGAGGGATGGGGTAGTTTATTCTCGCACTCAGTTGGTAAGTAG